In Arvicanthis niloticus isolate mArvNil1 chromosome Y unlocalized genomic scaffold, mArvNil1.pat.X SUPER_Y_unloc_2, whole genome shotgun sequence, a single window of DNA contains:
- the LOC143433776 gene encoding uncharacterized protein LOC143433776: MLETYWNLTTIGYNLEDHHTEEQHQTSRSHKRYERSHIVEKPYECNQCGKAFARHGYLQYHKRTHTGEKPYECNQCGKAFSRHGHLQTHKRTHTGEKPYECNQCGKAFSQQSHLQIHERTHTGEKPYECNQCGKAFSCHSSLRSHKRTHTGEKPYECNQCGKAFSCNGSLQCHKLTHTGEKPYECNQCGKAFSCHSSLRSHQRIHTGEKPYECNQCGKAFSRHSHLQRHKRTHTGEKPYECNQCGKAFSCHSSLQIHKRTHTGEKPHECNQCGKAFSGHSGLQYHKRTHTGEKPYECNQCGKAFSCNGKLQCHKLTHTGEKPYECNQCGKAFSCHSSLRYHKRTHTGEKPYECNQCGKAFSCYSNLQRHKRTHTGEKPYECNQCGKAFSDHSRLQYHKISRTGEKAYECN; this comes from the exons atgcttgagacctactggaaccttactactatag gctataatttggaagaccatcatactgaagaacaacaccaaacttctagaagtcataaaag GTATGAAAGAAGTCATATTgtagagaagccttatgaatgtaaccaatgtggtaaggCCTTTGCAAGACACGGttatctccaatatcataaaagaacacacactggagagaaaccttatgaatgtaatcaatgtggtaaagccttttcacgtcacggtcatctccaaacacataaaagaacacatactggagagaaaccttatgaatgtaatcaatgtggtaaagccttttcacaacaaagtcatctccaaatccatgaaagaacacatactggagagaaaccttatgaatgtaatcaatgtggtaaagccttttcatgtcacagtagtctccgatctcataaaagaacacatactggagagaagccttatgaatgtaatcaatgtggtaaagccttttcttgTAATGgtagtctccaatgtcataagttaacacatactggagagaaaccctatgaatgtaatcaatgtggcaaagccttttcatgtcacagtagtctccggTCTCatcaaagaatacatactggagagaaaccttatgaatgtaatcaatgtggtaaagccttttcacgtcacagtcatctccaaagacataaaagaacacatactggagagaaaccttatgaatgtaatcaatgtggtaaagccttttcatgtcacagtagtctccaaattcataaaagaacacatactggagagaagcctcatgaatgtaatcaatgtggtaaagccttttcaggtcacagtggtctccaatatcataaaagaacacatactggagagaagccttatgaatgtaatcaatgtggtaaagccttttcttgTAATGGTAAACTCCAATGTCATAAgttaacacatactggagagaaaccctatgaatgtaatcaatgtggcaaagccttttcatgtcacagtagtctccggtatcataaaagaacacacactggagagaaaccttatgaatgtaatcaatgtggtaaagcattttcatgttacagtaatctccaaagacataaaagaacacatactggagagaaaccttatgaatgtaatcaatgtggtaaagccttttcagatcacagtaggctccaatatcataaaatatcCCGTACTGGAGAGAAAGCCTATGAATGTAattaa